In Wenyingzhuangia fucanilytica, the following are encoded in one genomic region:
- a CDS encoding 4'-phosphopantetheinyl transferase family protein has protein sequence MPLFKTIQINSTTTIFIWKISESIDVLRNIYLAKNSLDRVSTMKSVQHQKGFLSIRHLLKHINLNDDDLYYNEFGKPLLKNHQNISITHSFDFSAIVISDEMIGIDIEKNRDKIKVIKHRFTDIAQNDLSDDEYIKQLTFIWGGKEAMFKIHPCGGMNFKNDLMIDKINPTNAKGFINTPELKQNCDIYFFQIENYSLAIATTTHELS, from the coding sequence ATGCCTTTATTTAAAACAATCCAAATCAACTCAACCACCACTATTTTCATTTGGAAAATTAGTGAGAGTATTGATGTTTTAAGGAATATCTATTTAGCTAAAAACAGCCTAGATAGAGTAAGTACAATGAAATCAGTCCAACATCAAAAAGGTTTTTTAAGCATACGTCATTTATTAAAGCACATCAATTTAAACGATGATGATTTATACTATAATGAGTTTGGAAAACCTCTGTTAAAAAATCATCAAAATATTTCTATTACACATTCTTTTGATTTTTCTGCCATTGTTATTTCTGATGAAATGATAGGAATTGATATCGAAAAAAATAGAGATAAAATTAAAGTCATCAAACATCGTTTTACCGATATAGCTCAAAATGATTTAAGTGATGATGAATACATTAAACAATTAACTTTTATTTGGGGAGGAAAAGAAGCCATGTTTAAAATTCATCCTTGTGGTGGAATGAACTTTAAAAATGATTTGATGATTGACAAAATCAATCCAACAAACGCTAAAGGCTTTATTAACACCCCAGAATTAAAACAAAATTGCGATATTTATTTTTTTCAAATAGAAAATTATTCTTTAGCCATAGCTACAACCACTCATGAACTTTCTTAA
- a CDS encoding DUF4301 family protein has protein sequence MRLERKLKEEIDKRGISSEKLTRQLIAFVKGTPTLELDRIATINDGIKTIESIERSKLMNIYNIKQQDLVIYKFIPASGLASRMFKGLSEFYNTKTSNPMSQYFFNNLHKFPFYKDIIIEFNKVYPQIKKLDNLTNKLSFLNFILSSEHLNYQNTPKGLIRFHQYDIDNKSALEEQIDESVHYCVSKDQTVNIHFTVSPNYLKKFESSVKEYIESNYIDSGITFNISFSIQKSNTDTIAVNYDNTPFKDDNGNYVFRAGGHGALIENLNDLDADIVFIKNIDNVSHQNHMEETIKYKQILGGKLLSLQAKIHEFLKLIKDKSPELNIQEIRFFLIENFFINLSDEDCNEEYLFSLLNRPIRVCGMIKNQGDAGGGPFWIKKNCTESTLQIIEGAQIDKNNKEQLEILYQSTHFNPVDIVCSIKNFEGDKFDLTQFVDHDAVFVTDKSIGGRPVKGLELPGLWNGGMADWLSVFIEVPIETFNPVKTVTDLLSPMHQA, from the coding sequence ATGAGACTAGAAAGAAAACTAAAAGAAGAAATTGATAAAAGAGGAATATCTAGTGAAAAACTAACAAGACAATTAATTGCTTTTGTTAAAGGAACACCAACACTAGAACTAGACAGAATAGCTACTATTAACGATGGTATCAAAACTATTGAAAGTATTGAAAGAAGTAAATTAATGAACATCTATAACATCAAACAACAAGATTTGGTGATTTATAAATTTATTCCTGCTTCTGGGTTAGCATCTAGAATGTTTAAAGGATTGTCTGAGTTTTACAACACAAAAACCAGCAACCCTATGTCTCAATATTTCTTTAACAACTTACATAAATTTCCTTTTTATAAAGACATTATTATTGAGTTTAACAAAGTTTATCCACAAATAAAAAAGCTTGACAACTTAACCAACAAACTTTCTTTCTTAAATTTTATTCTTAGTAGTGAGCATTTAAATTATCAAAATACTCCTAAAGGATTGATTAGATTTCATCAGTACGACATTGATAACAAATCAGCTTTAGAAGAACAAATTGATGAAAGTGTACATTATTGTGTAAGTAAAGATCAAACAGTAAATATTCACTTTACGGTAAGTCCTAATTATCTTAAAAAATTTGAAAGTTCTGTAAAAGAATATATAGAATCTAATTATATAGATTCTGGTATCACTTTTAACATTTCTTTTTCTATTCAAAAATCAAATACCGATACTATTGCGGTAAATTATGACAATACCCCTTTTAAAGACGATAATGGAAACTATGTTTTTAGGGCAGGTGGACATGGTGCTTTGATTGAGAATTTAAATGATTTGGATGCTGATATTGTATTTATTAAAAACATAGACAATGTTAGCCACCAAAACCACATGGAAGAAACCATTAAATACAAACAAATACTTGGTGGAAAACTATTGTCTTTACAAGCTAAAATACATGAGTTTTTAAAACTGATTAAAGACAAATCTCCCGAATTAAACATCCAAGAAATTCGTTTTTTCTTAATAGAAAACTTTTTTATTAATCTTAGTGACGAAGACTGCAACGAGGAGTATTTATTCAGCCTTTTAAACAGACCTATTAGAGTTTGTGGAATGATAAAAAACCAAGGTGATGCCGGTGGTGGACCTTTTTGGATAAAGAAAAACTGCACTGAATCTACCTTACAAATTATAGAAGGAGCTCAAATAGACAAAAACAATAAAGAACAATTAGAAATTTTATATCAGTCTACGCACTTTAACCCTGTTGATATTGTTTGCTCTATTAAAAACTTTGAAGGAGACAAATTTGATTTAACGCAATTTGTAGATCACGATGCTGTTTTTGTTACCGATAAAAGTATTGGAGGAAGACCCGTTAAAGGATTAGAATTACCTGGTTTATGGAACGGTGGAATGGCTGATTGGTTATCAGTTTTTATTGAAGTTCCTATTGAAACTTTTAATCCAGTAAAAACAGTTACAGATTTATTATCTCCTATGCACCAAGCATAA
- a CDS encoding SulP family inorganic anion transporter → MKKWIPILEWLPKYNVKENLKADVIGGLTVGIVLIPQGIAYALIAGLPPIYGLYTALLPQLMYLLFGTSQRVAVGPVAMDSLIVAAGISVLAVSGTDAYITLAILLAFCVGVIQLLLGLGRLGFIVNFLSKPVISGFSSAAAIVIGINQIKNLTGIPVVKSNRLQEIIQSLISQIEKIDIQTFIVGIVTVTILLTIKWTKSKIPGPLLVVVLGILGLYFFHNLLPNVSVLKDIPSGLPTFEFPIITYKLVLEILPIAMTLAIIGFLETISIGKALEKSSDNVLISPNKELIALGMMNIFGSMFKSYPSTASFSRSAVNEDAGSKTGFAALFSMLVIVSVLLFLTPYFYYLPKAVLAGIIMVSVIKLIDYKEAIRLWELNKSDFWMLIATFSGTVFLGIKEGIIIGVILSLTMLIARTSRPHVAVLGRIPNTNIFRNINRFEEVEVDKEILILRFDARVYFANANYFSEVLQTKAKQKGVDLKLILLDCECINGVDSTAIQMIDSDIDFYKDKGIEVFFSNVKGPVRDMLTKSGIVDKLGSQKFFINNNDAVTYFKTGKLDRNEDLTNYIGQANI, encoded by the coding sequence ATGAAAAAGTGGATTCCTATATTAGAGTGGTTGCCTAAATACAACGTAAAAGAAAATTTAAAAGCGGATGTAATTGGAGGTCTTACAGTAGGAATTGTTTTAATTCCACAAGGAATTGCTTATGCTTTAATTGCAGGCTTACCGCCAATTTATGGTTTGTATACAGCCTTGTTGCCACAGTTGATGTATTTACTTTTTGGAACTTCACAAAGAGTTGCTGTTGGACCAGTAGCGATGGATTCTTTAATTGTAGCAGCGGGAATTTCGGTATTGGCTGTTTCTGGAACTGATGCATACATTACATTAGCTATTTTATTGGCTTTTTGTGTGGGAGTAATTCAGCTGTTATTGGGTTTAGGTAGATTGGGGTTTATCGTTAATTTTTTATCAAAACCTGTGATTAGCGGATTTAGTTCGGCTGCAGCCATTGTGATTGGGATTAATCAAATAAAAAATTTAACTGGAATTCCTGTTGTAAAAAGTAATAGGTTGCAAGAAATTATACAATCTTTAATAAGTCAAATAGAAAAGATTGATATACAAACTTTTATTGTAGGTATAGTTACCGTAACTATTTTGCTAACGATTAAGTGGACAAAGTCTAAAATCCCAGGCCCTTTATTAGTAGTTGTTTTAGGGATTTTAGGGCTCTATTTTTTTCATAATTTATTACCAAATGTTTCAGTTTTAAAAGATATTCCATCAGGATTGCCAACTTTTGAGTTTCCTATCATAACATATAAATTAGTTTTAGAAATTTTACCAATAGCAATGACTTTAGCTATTATTGGTTTTTTAGAAACCATTTCTATAGGGAAGGCTCTGGAAAAAAGTTCGGATAATGTTCTTATTTCTCCTAATAAAGAATTAATTGCTCTGGGGATGATGAATATTTTTGGATCCATGTTTAAGTCTTATCCATCTACGGCAAGTTTTTCTAGATCGGCTGTAAACGAAGATGCAGGATCAAAAACAGGATTTGCAGCGTTGTTTTCTATGTTGGTTATCGTGTCTGTGTTGCTTTTTTTAACTCCATATTTTTATTATTTACCTAAAGCAGTTTTGGCTGGAATTATTATGGTTTCAGTAATAAAACTAATAGATTATAAAGAAGCAATAAGATTATGGGAATTGAACAAGAGTGATTTCTGGATGTTGATTGCTACTTTTTCTGGAACGGTTTTTTTAGGAATTAAAGAAGGAATTATTATAGGGGTTATACTCTCGCTAACCATGTTGATTGCTAGAACTTCTAGACCTCATGTAGCAGTATTGGGGAGAATTCCAAACACTAATATTTTTAGAAATATTAACAGGTTTGAAGAAGTAGAAGTTGATAAAGAGATTTTAATTTTAAGATTTGATGCTCGTGTTTATTTTGCCAATGCCAATTATTTTAGCGAAGTATTGCAAACTAAAGCAAAGCAAAAAGGAGTTGATTTAAAATTAATTTTATTGGATTGTGAATGTATTAATGGCGTAGATAGTACAGCAATTCAAATGATAGATTCTGATATCGATTTTTATAAAGATAAAGGTATAGAAGTTTTCTTTTCTAATGTAAAAGGGCCTGTAAGAGATATGTTAACTAAAAGTGGTATTGTTGATAAATTAGGATCTCAAAAATTCTTTATTAATAACAATGATGCAGTAACATATTTTAAAACCGGAAAATTAGATAGGAATGAAGACTTGACCAATTATATTGGTCAAGCCAACATTTAA
- the ahcY gene encoding adenosylhomocysteinase translates to MSLETTYVPYKVKDISLADWGRKEIHLAEAEMPGLMSIREEFKGQKPLAGARIAGCLHMTIQTAVLIETLVDLGAEVTWSSCNIFSTQDQAAAAIAAAGIPVYAWKGLNEEEFDWCIEQTLFFGEDKKPLNLILDDGGDLTNMVLDKYPELVPGIKGLSEETTTGVHRLVERVKAGTLPMPAINVNDSVTKSKFDNKYGCKESAVDAIRRATDVMMAGKVAVVAGYGDVGKGSAASLQGAGARVIVTEIDPICALQAAMDGFEVKKMDDAIKRADIVITTTGNKDIIVGRHFKALKDKAIVCNIGHFDNEIDMAWLNGNYGDTKVEIKPQVDQYTIDGKEFLVLAEGRLVNLGCATGHPSFVMSNSFTNQVLAQLELWNNADAYGNDVYTLPKHLDEKVARLHLAKIGVELDTLTEDQAKYIGVEVEGPFKPEYYRY, encoded by the coding sequence ATGAGTTTAGAAACAACATACGTTCCTTATAAAGTAAAGGATATCTCATTAGCAGATTGGGGTAGAAAAGAAATCCATTTAGCTGAAGCTGAAATGCCAGGTTTAATGAGTATTCGTGAAGAGTTTAAAGGGCAAAAACCTTTAGCTGGGGCTAGAATTGCCGGATGTTTACACATGACTATTCAAACAGCTGTTTTAATTGAAACATTAGTAGATTTGGGTGCTGAAGTTACTTGGTCATCTTGTAATATTTTTTCTACACAAGATCAAGCTGCTGCTGCAATTGCGGCTGCAGGAATTCCTGTTTATGCTTGGAAAGGTTTAAACGAAGAGGAGTTTGATTGGTGTATTGAACAAACTCTTTTCTTTGGAGAGGATAAAAAACCTTTGAACTTAATTTTAGATGATGGTGGTGATTTAACCAACATGGTTTTAGATAAATACCCAGAATTGGTTCCTGGGATTAAAGGATTGTCAGAAGAAACAACTACAGGAGTTCACCGTTTGGTAGAGCGTGTAAAAGCAGGTACATTACCAATGCCAGCTATTAACGTAAACGATTCTGTAACAAAATCTAAATTTGATAACAAATACGGATGTAAAGAATCAGCGGTAGATGCTATTCGTAGAGCTACTGATGTAATGATGGCAGGTAAAGTTGCTGTAGTTGCAGGTTATGGTGATGTAGGTAAAGGTTCTGCTGCATCTTTACAAGGAGCAGGAGCAAGAGTAATTGTTACAGAAATTGATCCTATTTGTGCATTACAAGCAGCTATGGATGGTTTTGAAGTAAAGAAAATGGACGATGCTATTAAGCGTGCAGATATTGTAATTACTACTACTGGTAACAAAGATATTATTGTAGGACGTCACTTTAAAGCGTTAAAAGACAAAGCAATTGTTTGTAACATTGGTCACTTTGATAATGAAATAGACATGGCTTGGTTAAACGGAAATTACGGTGATACTAAAGTAGAAATTAAACCTCAAGTAGATCAATATACAATTGATGGAAAGGAATTTTTAGTGTTAGCAGAAGGACGTTTGGTAAACTTAGGATGTGCTACAGGTCACCCAAGTTTTGTAATGTCTAACTCTTTTACAAACCAAGTGTTGGCTCAATTAGAGTTGTGGAACAATGCAGATGCTTATGGAAATGATGTTTATACTTTACCAAAACATTTAGATGAAAAAGTAGCTCGTTTGCACTTAGCTAAAATTGGTGTTGAGTTGGATACTTTAACAGAAGATCAAGCAAAATATATTGGAGTAGAGGTAGAAGGACCTTTTAAACCAGAATATTACAGATACTAA
- a CDS encoding sterol desaturase family protein — MKDEISLMPKSDNAVLFIVISVVMFVLATEYIVARRKGKKIFRFENTIANISMGIFDRIAGVFMVPIIFFFYHYLHEYFAIFEIPQTTSWFLVAVLVSDIVWYFYHLSGHRINLFWGSHIIHHQSEDYNYSVAFNLTPFQVFIRIMFWSIMPIIGFSAEVVLGTHAVLGLYQFLLHTPLIPKLGIIEEFMVTPSHHRVHHGSNPEYLDKNYGGIFIVWDRLFGTFKREDAEVKYGITMDINSRDFVTGVFHYYANLVHLMRQMPTVGGKLKVLFKGPDWVPTTGELEHLPLYVEKGSYQYKTYSLVEKISIIGNIVLVALVLCTMSYKITEIPKFGLEVMTFYMLVTLVSIGRMVEKQTVKYIEIFKYSIVILYLLYTFI; from the coding sequence ATGAAAGATGAAATTTCTTTAATGCCAAAGAGTGATAATGCGGTGTTATTTATTGTAATTTCTGTTGTAATGTTTGTTTTGGCAACAGAATACATTGTTGCAAGAAGAAAAGGTAAAAAAATCTTTAGGTTCGAAAATACCATTGCTAATATTTCTATGGGTATTTTTGATAGAATTGCAGGGGTTTTTATGGTGCCTATTATCTTTTTTTTCTATCATTATTTACATGAGTATTTTGCCATTTTTGAAATTCCACAAACTACTTCGTGGTTTTTAGTAGCTGTTTTAGTTTCTGATATTGTTTGGTATTTTTATCATTTATCAGGACATCGAATTAATCTTTTCTGGGGTTCTCATATTATCCATCATCAGAGTGAGGACTATAATTACAGTGTGGCTTTTAATTTAACGCCATTTCAGGTTTTTATTAGAATTATGTTTTGGTCTATTATGCCTATCATTGGTTTTTCTGCGGAAGTGGTTTTAGGAACTCATGCTGTTTTAGGATTGTATCAGTTTTTATTACATACTCCTTTAATTCCTAAACTTGGAATTATAGAAGAGTTTATGGTTACTCCATCCCATCACAGAGTACATCATGGTAGTAATCCAGAGTATTTAGATAAAAATTATGGAGGGATATTTATTGTTTGGGATCGATTGTTTGGTACGTTTAAGAGAGAAGATGCAGAGGTGAAGTATGGAATTACAATGGATATTAATTCAAGAGATTTTGTTACAGGTGTTTTTCATTATTATGCTAATTTGGTTCACTTAATGAGACAAATGCCTACTGTAGGAGGAAAATTAAAAGTTTTATTTAAAGGGCCAGATTGGGTACCAACTACAGGCGAATTAGAGCATTTGCCGTTGTATGTAGAAAAAGGTTCTTATCAATATAAAACCTATTCTTTGGTAGAAAAAATAAGTATTATAGGTAATATTGTTTTGGTGGCCTTGGTACTGTGTACCATGTCTTATAAAATTACTGAAATTCCTAAGTTTGGTTTAGAGGTAATGACTTTTTATATGTTGGTTACATTAGTGTCTATTGGTAGAATGGTAGAGAAGCAAACAGTAAAATATATAGAGATTTTTAAATATTCTATAGTAATACTATACTTACTTTATACATTTATTTAA
- the ruvB gene encoding Holliday junction branch migration DNA helicase RuvB, whose product MNENLNPDNINFSSDELDVEKKLRPLSFDDFTGQEQAIENLKIFVEAANIRGEALDHTLFHGPPGLGKTTLAHILANELNAGIKVTSGPVLDKPGDLAGLLTGLDERDVLFIDEIHRLSPIVEEYLYSAMEDFKIDIMIESGPNARTVQINLEPFTLIGATTRSGLLTAPMRARFGISSRLQYYDTELLSTIVQRSAQILKVPISMEAAIEIAGRSRGTPRIANALLRRVRDFAQIKGNGTISVEIAKYGLKALNVDAFGLDEMDNKILTTIIQKFKGGPVGISTLATAVSENAETIEEVYEPFLIQQGFIIRTPRGREVTDLAYKHLEISKPRNQGELF is encoded by the coding sequence ATGAATGAAAATCTAAATCCTGATAATATAAATTTTTCGAGTGATGAACTTGATGTAGAAAAGAAATTAAGACCACTGTCTTTTGATGATTTTACAGGTCAAGAACAAGCAATAGAAAATCTTAAAATTTTTGTAGAAGCAGCAAATATCCGAGGAGAGGCTTTAGATCATACTTTGTTTCATGGGCCTCCAGGACTAGGGAAAACAACATTGGCTCATATATTGGCTAATGAGTTAAATGCAGGTATAAAAGTTACCTCAGGGCCCGTATTAGATAAGCCTGGAGATTTGGCGGGTTTGTTAACAGGTTTAGATGAGCGTGATGTGTTGTTTATAGATGAAATCCATCGATTAAGTCCTATTGTAGAAGAGTATTTATATTCTGCAATGGAAGATTTTAAGATTGATATTATGATTGAGTCTGGACCCAATGCCAGAACTGTTCAAATTAATTTAGAACCTTTTACTTTAATTGGAGCTACTACTCGTTCAGGTTTATTAACAGCTCCTATGCGAGCTAGATTTGGAATATCTAGTAGATTACAATATTATGATACTGAGTTATTAAGCACCATTGTACAACGTAGTGCGCAAATTTTAAAAGTACCTATTAGTATGGAAGCTGCTATAGAAATAGCAGGAAGAAGTAGAGGGACTCCTCGTATAGCCAATGCGTTATTGCGTAGGGTTAGAGATTTTGCTCAGATTAAAGGAAATGGAACTATTTCTGTAGAAATTGCTAAGTACGGATTAAAAGCTTTAAATGTAGATGCTTTTGGATTGGATGAAATGGATAATAAAATTTTAACCACAATTATTCAAAAATTTAAAGGAGGACCCGTAGGAATTAGTACATTGGCAACTGCTGTAAGTGAAAATGCCGAAACGATTGAAGAAGTTTACGAACCTTTTTTAATTCAACAAGGGTTTATTATTAGAACCCCAAGGGGTAGAGAAGTTACAGATTTAGCCTATAAACATTTAGAAATATCTAAACCTAGAAATCAAGGCGAATTGTTTTAA
- a CDS encoding geranylgeranylglyceryl/heptaprenylglyceryl phosphate synthase, with amino-acid sequence MNFLNTLQTAKKENKKLIAVLVDPDKVTVADVKNICHRINNAPVDYLFLGGSTVCNNQTEIIAKEIKKHISKPVVLFPGDYKHLTNCADALLFLNLISGDNPEYLIHQQVKAVPFLLKSKLEVIPTSYILIDGKKETSTIKVSKTTPIPPTNQNLIKDTALAGQYMGHQLVYLEAGSGAHLPVGKPVVNAVYNSVNIPIIVGGGISTQQKINEVHNAGATLVVVGTAFELNSIF; translated from the coding sequence ATGAACTTTCTTAACACCTTACAAACTGCAAAAAAAGAAAACAAAAAATTAATTGCAGTCCTAGTAGACCCTGATAAAGTTACTGTAGCTGATGTAAAAAACATTTGCCATAGAATTAACAATGCTCCTGTAGATTATTTGTTTTTAGGAGGTAGTACTGTTTGTAACAATCAAACAGAAATAATTGCTAAAGAAATAAAGAAACACATATCAAAACCAGTTGTTCTTTTTCCTGGTGATTACAAACACTTAACCAATTGTGCTGATGCCTTGTTGTTTTTAAACTTAATTTCTGGCGACAATCCAGAGTATTTAATTCATCAACAAGTAAAAGCAGTTCCGTTCTTATTAAAAAGTAAATTAGAAGTTATACCTACAAGCTATATTTTAATTGATGGAAAAAAAGAAACCAGCACTATTAAAGTTTCTAAAACAACACCTATCCCTCCTACTAATCAAAACTTGATAAAAGACACAGCGTTAGCAGGGCAATACATGGGGCACCAACTTGTATATTTAGAAGCTGGAAGTGGAGCTCACCTACCGGTAGGAAAACCTGTTGTTAACGCAGTCTATAATTCAGTAAATATTCCTATTATTGTAGGAGGTGGAATTAGCACCCAACAAAAAATTAATGAAGTACATAATGCAGGGGCAACACTAGTGGTTGTAGGTACTGCTTTTGAACTTAATAGTATTTTTTAA
- a CDS encoding DUF7133 domain-containing protein → MNKYISCLFIIIGIACSKKNYEEPTIDLSSYQIEKDFELKAVTSEPFIEAPVTMDFDNKGRIWVVEMRGYMQNLDGTGENMPNGRIVILEDLDNDGITDHSKVFLDSLILPRALAHVYGGLLYAEPPNLWFVEIKDDKPLNKVLVDDKYVTSGNVEHQPNGLMMHIDNWIYNAKSSYRYQRKFGKWYKERTYFRGQWGISKDNFGRLYHNHNSVILRGDLVLPNTYRKNPNFIPEVALGKTLNKNQRVYPLHATSVNRGYIKGNLDKDSLLVNVTAACAPLIYRGDQFPSNYMENAFICAPEANVVKRNVLNFSNNDINAIHPTANKEFLASTDEGFRPVNLFNGPDGNIYVVDMHRGILQDKAYLTPYLKKHYKNKQLDTVIGMGRILKIQHKDYKPKEITNLTKSNTKDLVTYLDHPNGWYRDRAQQLLIQRKDYHIINDLKKLISNTNNPITQIHALHTLNGLDALSFNFLYQLTKQKEISSKTLSHIIVLIEQKAHTVYISDAKDCLEHLVTKNNMDVDIYLASSLGKWIQLSPKSFYPVLLKIANRHKNKNIIQEGVLSSISQQEENFLAYINNQQIDNPLLISYIDEVIKTKEAKAIKKNIIIKKQNELSINAGKSIFNNLCANCHGDQGEGITNLAPPFINSEYISESSNRLALVLLHGLSGPIKVNGKSYNLTATMPGLINNPEYSDKDIQNIIAYLQHTFSDDPKPISTNKIKKLRNLKPKSGVFSEEELLKIK, encoded by the coding sequence ATGAACAAATACATTTCTTGTTTATTTATTATAATAGGTATTGCTTGTAGTAAAAAAAACTACGAAGAACCTACAATTGACTTAAGCTCTTATCAAATTGAAAAAGATTTTGAGTTAAAAGCTGTAACAAGCGAACCTTTTATTGAAGCTCCTGTTACTATGGATTTTGACAATAAAGGTAGAATATGGGTGGTAGAGATGAGAGGTTATATGCAAAACCTAGACGGAACAGGAGAAAATATGCCCAATGGTAGAATTGTAATTCTTGAAGATTTAGACAATGATGGTATTACAGATCACAGTAAAGTTTTTCTAGATAGTTTAATTTTACCTCGTGCCTTGGCTCATGTATATGGAGGATTGTTATATGCAGAACCACCTAACTTATGGTTTGTAGAAATTAAAGATGATAAACCCCTTAACAAAGTACTTGTTGATGATAAGTATGTCACTAGCGGAAACGTAGAGCATCAACCTAACGGGTTAATGATGCATATTGACAATTGGATTTACAATGCAAAATCTAGTTATCGTTATCAAAGAAAATTTGGAAAATGGTATAAAGAAAGAACATATTTTAGAGGACAATGGGGAATTAGCAAAGATAATTTTGGAAGACTGTATCATAATCATAACTCAGTTATTTTAAGAGGAGATTTGGTACTACCTAACACCTACAGAAAAAACCCTAATTTTATCCCAGAGGTAGCTCTTGGTAAAACACTTAATAAAAATCAACGAGTATATCCTTTACACGCCACTTCTGTTAATAGAGGCTATATAAAAGGTAATTTAGACAAAGACAGTCTTTTAGTAAACGTTACTGCTGCATGTGCTCCACTAATATATAGAGGCGATCAATTTCCATCTAATTATATGGAGAATGCTTTTATATGTGCTCCCGAAGCAAATGTTGTGAAAAGAAACGTTTTAAATTTTTCTAACAATGATATAAACGCAATTCATCCCACAGCCAACAAAGAATTTTTAGCTTCTACTGATGAAGGTTTTAGACCTGTAAATTTGTTTAACGGACCTGATGGAAATATTTATGTTGTTGATATGCATAGAGGAATTTTACAAGACAAAGCTTATTTAACTCCTTACCTTAAAAAACACTATAAAAACAAACAGTTAGATACAGTTATAGGAATGGGGCGTATTTTAAAAATACAACACAAAGATTACAAGCCTAAAGAAATAACAAACCTAACAAAATCTAATACCAAAGATTTAGTTACTTACTTAGACCACCCTAACGGATGGTACAGAGACAGAGCACAACAACTTTTAATACAAAGAAAGGATTACCATATAATTAACGATTTAAAAAAACTTATTTCAAACACAAATAATCCCATCACACAAATTCACGCATTACACACATTAAATGGTTTAGATGCTTTAAGTTTTAATTTTTTATATCAGCTTACAAAGCAAAAAGAGATATCATCAAAAACACTCTCTCATATTATTGTGCTTATAGAGCAAAAAGCACATACTGTATATATATCTGATGCAAAAGATTGTTTAGAACACTTAGTGACTAAAAACAACATGGATGTAGACATTTACTTAGCATCATCATTAGGTAAATGGATACAATTATCTCCAAAAAGTTTTTACCCTGTTTTACTAAAAATTGCTAATCGCCATAAAAATAAAAACATAATCCAAGAAGGAGTCTTAAGTAGTATTAGCCAACAAGAAGAAAACTTTTTAGCTTACATTAACAATCAACAAATAGACAATCCTTTACTTATCTCTTATATTGATGAAGTTATAAAAACAAAGGAGGCTAAAGCCATCAAAAAAAACATCATCATAAAAAAACAAAACGAACTTTCCATCAACGCAGGAAAAAGCATTTTTAATAATTTATGTGCTAATTGTCACGGAGATCAAGGAGAAGGAATCACAAATTTAGCACCACCTTTTATTAATTCAGAGTATATTTCAGAATCTTCAAACAGACTAGCACTGGTTTTATTACATGGACTTTCAGGACCTATAAAAGTTAATGGAAAATCTTACAACTTAACAGCCACTATGCCTGGATTAATAAACAACCCTGAATATTCTGATAAAGATATCCAAAACATCATTGCTTATTTACAGCATACATTTTCTGATGATCCTAAGCCTATCTCTACAAACAAAATAAAAAAACTAAGAAATTTAAAACCTAAAAGTGGAGTATTCTCAGAAGAGGAATTATTAAAAATAAAGTAA
- the folK gene encoding 2-amino-4-hydroxy-6-hydroxymethyldihydropteridine diphosphokinase: MNIAHLSLGTNLGNKLENLNNAIKKITSLGKILKVSSVYQTPPWGFKSDDFFNIALTLQTSLNADELIKHLLNFELELGRTRVSENIGYQARPLDIDIVFFNDEIINTENLTIPHPRMHERNFVLIPLIEIVSDFNHPVLNKTLETLFDECDDKSEITRTKHQLISISK, encoded by the coding sequence ATGAACATTGCTCATTTATCATTAGGAACTAATTTAGGAAACAAACTAGAAAACCTAAACAATGCTATTAAAAAAATAACCTCATTGGGTAAAATTTTAAAAGTATCTTCTGTTTACCAAACACCACCTTGGGGATTTAAAAGTGATGATTTTTTTAATATTGCGTTAACCCTACAAACATCTTTAAATGCTGATGAACTCATTAAACATTTATTGAATTTTGAACTAGAATTAGGAAGAACTAGGGTTTCTGAGAACATAGGCTACCAAGCAAGACCTTTAGATATTGATATTGTTTTTTTTAATGATGAAATAATCAATACCGAAAACTTGACTATTCCACATCCAAGAATGCATGAGCGTAATTTTGTTTTGATTCCTTTAATTGAAATTGTTTCTGATTTTAATCACCCAGTACTAAACAAAACACTAGAAACTTTGTTTGATGAATGTGATGACAAGAGTGAAATTACTAGAACAAAACATCAATTAATTTCTATCAGCAAGTAA